A genomic region of Gordonia crocea contains the following coding sequences:
- the kdpA gene encoding potassium-transporting ATPase subunit KdpA, whose translation MSDTASGLLQVAAIVVALAALYVPLGDYMASVYRGARALAVERLVYRVARVDSGAGQSWRAYAISVLSFSVVSILVVYALQRFQGLLPWADGKLGVSPAMAFNTAISFVTNTNWQSYSPELVMSNLVQMLGLAVQNFVSAAVGMAVAIALVRGIASRAGTGDLGNFWVDLVRGTVRILLPIALIVAVVFLAAGAVQSWRTGVDYTLLDGRHARSPIGPFASQEAIKLLGTNGGGTLAANSAHPFANPTPLTNVVQVLAILVIPVCLTRTYGTLVGDRRQGLTLLAVMAALWSGMLALAWYLQTRQSGLEGIETRFGVPGSILFGVSTTGTSTGAVNAAHDSLSPGSGGVLLWNMLLGEIAPGGVGSGLYGILVLAITTVFVGGLMVGRTPEFGGKKIGRREMTLVALYLLTMPAIVLSGAAITLVGRSTPDFLLNSGPHGSAGAAHGFSEVLYAYASAANNNGSAFGGFTVTTDWFQISLGLAMFFGRLVPILLVLALAGLLAEQIPRAAVSADATPDATPDAARLSAAVPDSGLLPTHGVLFGVLLVGTVVLVAGLTFLPAMALGPIAEALS comes from the coding sequence GTGTCCGACACGGCAAGCGGGCTGCTGCAGGTCGCGGCGATCGTGGTCGCCCTGGCCGCCCTGTACGTCCCCCTCGGGGACTACATGGCGTCGGTCTACCGCGGCGCGCGCGCCCTCGCCGTGGAACGACTCGTCTACCGGGTGGCGCGCGTCGACTCGGGTGCCGGGCAGAGCTGGCGCGCCTATGCGATCAGCGTGCTGAGCTTCTCTGTTGTCTCGATCCTCGTCGTATACGCCCTACAGCGGTTCCAGGGGCTTCTCCCCTGGGCGGATGGGAAGCTCGGCGTCTCGCCGGCAATGGCGTTCAACACGGCGATCTCCTTCGTGACGAACACCAACTGGCAGTCGTATTCGCCGGAACTCGTCATGAGCAATCTCGTGCAGATGCTCGGGCTCGCCGTGCAGAACTTCGTCTCCGCGGCGGTCGGCATGGCCGTGGCGATCGCGCTCGTCCGCGGGATCGCCAGCCGTGCCGGCACCGGCGATCTGGGGAACTTCTGGGTCGACCTGGTTCGCGGCACGGTGCGCATCCTGCTGCCGATCGCGCTGATCGTCGCCGTCGTCTTTCTCGCCGCGGGCGCCGTTCAGTCGTGGCGGACCGGGGTCGACTACACGCTGCTCGACGGCCGGCACGCCCGCAGCCCGATCGGGCCGTTCGCGTCGCAAGAGGCGATCAAACTACTCGGGACCAACGGCGGTGGAACGCTGGCGGCGAACTCGGCGCACCCGTTCGCCAACCCGACTCCGCTCACCAATGTGGTCCAGGTGCTCGCGATCCTGGTGATCCCGGTGTGCCTCACCCGCACCTACGGAACTCTCGTCGGCGACCGGCGCCAAGGCCTCACCCTGCTCGCCGTCATGGCCGCGCTCTGGTCGGGGATGCTCGCGCTGGCCTGGTATCTGCAGACGCGCCAGTCCGGGCTGGAGGGCATCGAGACGCGGTTCGGCGTGCCGGGCAGCATCCTGTTCGGGGTGTCGACGACGGGGACGTCGACGGGAGCGGTGAACGCCGCACACGACAGTCTGTCCCCGGGGTCGGGCGGGGTGCTGCTGTGGAACATGCTGCTGGGCGAGATCGCTCCCGGCGGAGTCGGTTCGGGCCTGTACGGAATCCTCGTCCTGGCGATCACGACCGTCTTCGTCGGCGGTCTCATGGTCGGGCGCACCCCGGAGTTCGGGGGGAAGAAGATTGGCCGGCGCGAAATGACCCTGGTCGCGCTCTACCTCCTGACGATGCCGGCGATCGTTCTGAGCGGCGCCGCGATCACGCTGGTCGGCCGGTCCACGCCCGACTTCCTGCTGAACTCCGGGCCGCACGGCAGCGCCGGTGCCGCCCACGGGTTCAGCGAGGTCCTCTACGCATATGCCTCGGCGGCGAACAACAACGGCAGCGCCTTCGGCGGGTTCACCGTCACCACCGACTGGTTCCAGATCTCCCTGGGCCTCGCGATGTTCTTCGGCCGGCTCGTCCCGATACTGCTCGTCCTCGCCCTCGCCGGTCTGCTCGCCGAGCAGATTCCCCGGGCGGCGGTGTCCGCCGATGCCACGCCCGACGCGACCCCCGACGCCGCACGGCTGTCGGCCGCCGTGCCCGACAGCGGACTGCTTCCCACCCACGGCGTGCTGTTCGGCGTCCTGCTCGTCGGCACGGTCGTCCTGGTCGCCGGCCTGACCTTCCTCCCGGCGATGGCGCTGGGACCGATCGCGGAGGCCCTGTCATGA
- a CDS encoding potassium-transporting ATPase subunit F, with product MSGDGVVIVALLVVAAAVAGYLLLALVDPERF from the coding sequence ATGAGTGGCGACGGCGTGGTGATCGTCGCGCTGCTCGTCGTCGCGGCAGCTGTCGCCGGCTACCTGCTGCTCGCTCTCGTCGACCCCGAGAGGTTCTGA
- the clpB gene encoding ATP-dependent chaperone ClpB — MDSFNPTTKAQAALQAAVQNAAAAGNPDVRPAHILVALLDQTDGIASPLLKAVGTDPSHIRRQAQDLVDRAPTVGSASAPPQLSRESVAAISAAQKLATELGDEYVSTEHLMVGLADGDSDAAKLLVNNGATPEALRDAFVNVRGTARVTSPDPESTYQALEKYSTDLTAAAREGKLDPVIGRDSEIRRVVQVLSRRTKNNPVLIGEPGVGKTAVVEGLAQRIVAGDVPESLRDKTLVSLDLGAMVAGAKYRGEFEERLKAVLDEIKASAGQIITFIDELHTIVGAGATGDSAMDAGNMIKPMLARGELRLVGATTLEEYRQYIEKDAALERRFQQVYVGEPSVEDTIGILRGLKERYEVHHGVRITDSALVAAATLSDRYITQRFLPDKAIDLVDEAASRLRMEIDSRPVEIDEVERTVRRLEVEEVALGKETDAASKERLDKLRAELADQKEKLNELSARWQSEKSAIDAVRDSKEKLEQLRGEADRAERDGDLGRAAELRYGQIPALEKELEAAIEKTGTDAQEDVMLQEEVGPNDVAEVVSAWTGVPAGRMLEGETAKLLRMEDELGKRVVGQKEPVQAVSDAVRRARAGVADPNRPLGSFLFLGPTGVGKTELAKALAEFLFDDERAMVRIDMSEYGEKHSVARLVGAPPGYVGYESGGQLTEAVRRRPYSVILFDEVEKAHPDVFDVLLQVLDEGRLTDGQGRTVDFRNTILILTSNLGAGGDKDQVMAAVRSAFKPEFINRLDAVLIFDALSPEELVTIVDIALQGLGKRLQARRLTLDVTPKAKEWLAERGFDPLYGARPLRRLVQQAIGDRLAKALLAGDIRDGDTVVVDVAGDGESLTVEAAVDAEVV; from the coding sequence GTGGACAGCTTCAACCCGACCACCAAGGCCCAGGCAGCACTGCAGGCCGCCGTGCAGAACGCGGCGGCCGCGGGGAACCCCGATGTGCGTCCGGCCCACATCTTGGTGGCCCTGTTAGACCAAACCGACGGAATCGCGTCGCCGCTGCTCAAGGCGGTCGGCACGGACCCGTCGCATATCCGGCGCCAGGCCCAGGACCTGGTCGACCGCGCCCCGACGGTGGGCAGTGCCAGCGCGCCCCCGCAGCTCTCCCGCGAGTCGGTCGCGGCGATCTCCGCTGCGCAAAAGCTCGCCACCGAGCTCGGCGACGAGTACGTCTCCACCGAGCACCTGATGGTGGGCCTGGCCGACGGCGACAGCGATGCCGCCAAGCTCCTGGTCAACAACGGCGCCACCCCGGAGGCGCTGCGCGATGCCTTCGTCAACGTCCGCGGTACCGCCCGGGTGACCAGCCCGGACCCGGAATCGACCTACCAGGCGTTGGAGAAGTACTCCACCGATCTCACCGCCGCGGCCCGCGAGGGCAAGCTCGACCCGGTGATCGGCCGTGACTCGGAGATCCGCCGCGTCGTGCAGGTGCTGAGCCGGCGCACCAAGAACAACCCGGTGCTGATCGGCGAGCCCGGCGTCGGCAAGACCGCCGTCGTCGAGGGCCTGGCCCAGCGCATCGTCGCCGGCGACGTGCCCGAGTCGCTGCGCGACAAGACCCTGGTCAGCCTCGACCTCGGCGCGATGGTGGCCGGGGCGAAGTACCGCGGCGAGTTCGAAGAGCGGCTCAAGGCCGTCCTCGACGAGATCAAGGCGTCGGCCGGTCAGATCATCACCTTCATCGACGAGCTGCACACCATCGTCGGCGCCGGCGCCACCGGTGATTCGGCGATGGACGCCGGCAACATGATCAAGCCGATGCTGGCCCGCGGCGAACTGCGCCTCGTCGGCGCGACCACGCTCGAGGAGTACCGCCAGTACATCGAGAAGGATGCCGCCCTGGAGCGGCGCTTCCAGCAGGTTTACGTCGGGGAGCCGTCGGTGGAGGACACCATCGGCATCCTGCGCGGGCTCAAGGAGCGCTACGAGGTGCACCACGGCGTCCGGATCACCGACTCGGCCCTGGTCGCCGCGGCCACCCTCAGCGACCGCTACATCACGCAGCGGTTCCTGCCGGACAAGGCGATCGACCTCGTCGACGAGGCCGCGTCGCGCCTGCGCATGGAGATCGACTCGCGCCCAGTCGAAATCGACGAGGTGGAGCGGACCGTCCGCCGGCTCGAGGTGGAGGAGGTCGCCCTGGGGAAGGAGACCGACGCCGCGTCGAAGGAGCGGCTGGACAAGCTGCGCGCCGAACTGGCCGACCAGAAGGAGAAGCTCAACGAGCTGTCCGCCCGGTGGCAGAGCGAGAAGTCGGCGATCGACGCCGTCCGCGATTCGAAGGAGAAGCTCGAGCAGTTGCGCGGCGAGGCCGACCGGGCCGAGCGCGACGGCGACCTGGGCCGTGCCGCCGAGCTGCGCTACGGCCAGATCCCGGCGTTGGAGAAGGAGCTCGAGGCCGCGATCGAGAAGACCGGCACCGACGCGCAAGAGGACGTGATGCTCCAGGAGGAGGTCGGTCCCAACGATGTCGCGGAGGTCGTCTCGGCGTGGACCGGCGTCCCGGCCGGGCGCATGCTCGAGGGGGAGACCGCCAAGCTGCTGCGCATGGAGGACGAACTCGGCAAGCGGGTCGTCGGCCAGAAGGAACCGGTGCAGGCCGTCTCCGACGCGGTGCGCCGCGCCCGGGCCGGTGTCGCCGACCCGAACCGGCCGCTGGGATCCTTCCTGTTCCTCGGCCCGACCGGCGTCGGCAAGACCGAGCTCGCCAAGGCATTGGCCGAGTTCCTCTTCGACGACGAGCGGGCGATGGTCCGCATCGACATGAGCGAGTACGGCGAGAAGCACAGCGTCGCACGGCTCGTCGGTGCGCCTCCCGGCTACGTCGGATACGAGTCCGGCGGCCAGCTCACCGAGGCGGTCCGCCGTCGGCCCTACTCCGTCATCCTCTTCGACGAGGTGGAGAAGGCCCACCCCGACGTCTTCGACGTGCTGCTGCAGGTCCTCGACGAGGGCCGCCTGACCGACGGTCAGGGGCGCACGGTCGACTTCCGCAACACCATCCTCATCCTGACGTCGAACCTCGGCGCCGGCGGTGACAAGGACCAGGTGATGGCGGCGGTGCGGTCGGCGTTCAAGCCGGAGTTCATCAACCGCCTCGACGCGGTGCTGATCTTCGACGCCCTGAGCCCGGAGGAGTTGGTGACGATCGTCGACATCGCGCTGCAGGGGCTGGGCAAGCGCCTGCAGGCGCGGCGCCTGACGCTCGACGTCACGCCCAAGGCCAAGGAATGGCTGGCCGAGCGCGGTTTCGACCCGCTCTACGGCGCCCGGCCGCTGCGCCGCCTGGTGCAGCAGGCCATCGGCGACCGGCTTGCCAAGGCGCTGCTGGCCGGTGACATCCGCGACGGCGACACCGTCGTCGTCGACGTGGCCGGTGACGGCGAGTCGCTGACGGTGGAGGCCGCCGTCGACGCCGAGGTCGTCTGA
- a CDS encoding alanine racemase, which produces MTFPQMRIALPQLASNVATMAKWCSANGVELWPHIKTTMCRPIVERQLAAGAAAVTVATADQAAVAASWGCRRILVANQMVNPIALQRIWRLDAEVMILVDSERGVVLAESAAREAGVITDVLIDIGRRGGRTGVRDGRAASTLAQRIRASRALRLVGVSAYEAVGPEATSREASALAVVDDHLRRAADVFVELVTMFETERPVFTAGGSTFPDRVVAAAAPVRAVPGAVVTLRSGCYIVHDHGLYQRVSPIAGLVPAVTVRAEVLSTPESGVVVVGAGKRDVPHDADLPTVLGAFDARATQRKRCRGTVAALYDHHAVVRLAEGNWPSGIWWTWGSRTPVGRLTAGRWWRSSTPTGGSSTSGRPTSSGPRAQSTEMRAQSAEMRAQSAEMRAQSAVSAGCRPRGGSGADPDRSASGSCCT; this is translated from the coding sequence GTGACCTTTCCGCAGATGAGGATTGCGCTGCCGCAGTTGGCGTCGAACGTTGCGACGATGGCGAAGTGGTGCAGCGCCAACGGCGTCGAGCTGTGGCCGCATATCAAGACGACGATGTGCCGGCCGATCGTCGAGAGGCAGCTCGCGGCCGGTGCGGCGGCGGTCACCGTGGCCACCGCCGACCAGGCTGCGGTCGCTGCCTCGTGGGGGTGCCGCCGGATCCTCGTCGCCAACCAGATGGTCAATCCCATTGCCCTGCAACGGATCTGGCGACTCGACGCGGAGGTGATGATTCTCGTCGACTCTGAACGCGGGGTGGTGCTGGCGGAATCCGCGGCCCGCGAGGCGGGGGTGATCACCGACGTGTTGATCGATATCGGCCGGAGGGGCGGACGGACCGGTGTCCGCGACGGGCGGGCCGCGTCGACGCTGGCTCAGCGGATCCGGGCGTCGCGCGCGCTGAGGCTGGTCGGGGTGTCGGCCTACGAGGCGGTGGGCCCGGAAGCGACGTCGCGCGAGGCGTCGGCGCTGGCCGTCGTCGACGACCATCTGCGCCGTGCCGCCGACGTCTTCGTCGAGCTGGTCACCATGTTCGAAACCGAGCGCCCGGTGTTCACCGCGGGCGGATCAACCTTCCCCGATCGGGTGGTGGCCGCGGCGGCGCCGGTGCGCGCGGTGCCGGGCGCGGTGGTGACCCTGCGGTCGGGCTGCTACATCGTGCACGATCACGGCCTCTACCAACGGGTTTCGCCGATCGCGGGGTTGGTGCCGGCGGTGACGGTCCGCGCGGAGGTGCTGTCGACGCCCGAGTCGGGGGTGGTGGTCGTCGGGGCGGGCAAGCGCGATGTGCCGCATGACGCGGACCTGCCGACCGTCCTGGGGGCCTTCGATGCGCGCGCGACACAGCGCAAACGGTGCCGGGGCACGGTCGCGGCACTCTACGACCACCACGCGGTGGTGCGCCTGGCGGAGGGGAACTGGCCGTCGGGGATCTGGTGGACCTGGGGATCTCGCACCCCTGTGGGGCGTTTGACCGCTGGCCGGTGGTGGCGGTCGTCGACGCCGACGGGCGGATCGTCGACGAGTGGGCGACCCACTTCGTCCGGACCTAGGGCCCAGTCGACGGAAATGAGGGCCCAGTCGGCGGAAATGAGGGCCCAGTCGGCGGAAATGAGGGCCCAGTCGGCGGTTAGCGCTGGTTGTCGGCCCAGGGGTGGCTCGGGCGCTGACCCTGATAGATCTGCCAGCGGTAGTTGTTGCACATGA
- a CDS encoding class I adenylate-forming enzyme family protein yields the protein MPDIEYFAWNLTDRGDAPCVRDDAASLTYRQFAARADAVAAQFAALGLTRGQVVAIWLPNRVELLVAMTAAWRLGAIATPVNPQFLAREAKRQIDDCDAAIVVAERETPELGRTTLLVDDLALEADPAWQPPAQPAPDDTALLIYTSGSTGVPKGVRLAHQNLQYMGEAIGKNSDLSATDHALLILPLFHVNAIAVSFLAPIIAGGQLSITGQFSVSRFFDDVARLRPTYFSAVPTIYALLVSNMPADADLSSLRFAICGAAPISRELLAHAEKTLGVPILEGYGLTEGTCASACNPLHGERKPGTVGPALPGQTIAIAGPDGDHLPAGEPGEVIITGPSVMQGYLNLPTATAATIRDGWLRTGDIGVLDEDGYLTLVDRVKDMIIRGGENIYPKEIENALAEHPAVLEAAVVGRPHDLYGEVPIAYVVNYPDAEVTGEELLDHLSSRLTRTKLPVSVTVVDELPRNPVGKIDKPTLRDQARAPI from the coding sequence ATGCCCGACATCGAGTACTTCGCCTGGAACCTCACCGACCGCGGTGACGCCCCCTGCGTACGCGACGATGCCGCCTCGCTGACCTACCGCCAGTTCGCCGCCCGCGCCGACGCCGTTGCCGCCCAGTTCGCCGCCCTCGGGCTGACCCGCGGACAGGTGGTGGCGATCTGGCTGCCCAACCGCGTCGAACTCCTCGTCGCGATGACCGCGGCCTGGCGCCTGGGTGCGATCGCCACCCCGGTCAACCCGCAGTTCCTCGCCCGGGAGGCCAAGCGCCAGATCGACGACTGCGACGCCGCCATTGTCGTCGCCGAACGGGAGACCCCCGAACTCGGCCGCACCACGCTCCTCGTCGACGATCTGGCCCTCGAAGCCGACCCGGCATGGCAGCCGCCCGCGCAACCCGCCCCCGACGACACCGCGCTGCTGATCTACACCTCCGGCTCCACCGGCGTCCCCAAGGGCGTCCGACTCGCCCACCAGAACCTGCAGTACATGGGCGAGGCGATCGGGAAGAACTCCGACCTGTCGGCCACCGACCACGCGCTGCTCATCCTCCCGCTGTTCCACGTCAATGCGATCGCCGTCAGTTTCCTGGCGCCCATCATCGCCGGCGGGCAACTCTCGATCACCGGCCAGTTCTCGGTGTCGCGCTTCTTCGACGACGTGGCCCGGCTGCGCCCCACCTATTTCTCCGCGGTCCCCACCATCTACGCGCTGCTGGTGTCGAACATGCCCGCCGACGCCGACCTGTCGTCGCTGCGGTTCGCGATCTGCGGCGCGGCCCCGATCTCCCGCGAACTGCTCGCCCACGCCGAAAAGACGCTCGGCGTACCGATTCTCGAGGGTTACGGCCTGACCGAGGGAACGTGCGCGTCCGCCTGCAACCCGCTGCACGGCGAGCGCAAGCCCGGCACCGTCGGCCCCGCCCTGCCCGGACAAACCATCGCCATTGCCGGCCCGGACGGTGACCACCTCCCCGCCGGCGAACCCGGCGAGGTGATCATCACCGGGCCGAGCGTGATGCAGGGCTACCTCAACCTGCCCACCGCGACCGCCGCGACGATCCGCGACGGCTGGCTGCGCACCGGTGACATCGGCGTCCTCGACGAGGACGGTTACCTCACCCTGGTGGACCGGGTCAAAGACATGATCATCCGCGGCGGCGAGAACATCTATCCCAAAGAGATCGAGAACGCGCTCGCCGAACACCCCGCCGTCCTCGAGGCCGCCGTCGTCGGGCGCCCCCACGACCTGTACGGCGAAGTACCCATCGCCTACGTGGTCAACTACCCCGACGCCGAGGTCACCGGCGAAGAACTCCTCGACCACCTGTCGAGCCGATTGACCCGGACCAAGCTCCCGGTGTCGGTCACCGTTGTCGACGAACTGCCCCGTAACCCGGTGGGCAAGATCGACAAACCCACCCTGCGCGACCAAGCCCGCGCACCCATCTGA
- a CDS encoding DUF3556 domain-containing protein, with protein MGFKEGVLPDVDPATFMDRPYLERIKITSRFWAENGFGTPKMLPVIYIVKVLVLFVGAGVAIATLTSGFGMFDIGTWWNQPIVYQKLVMWLVLLEALGLAGSWGPLAGHFAPMTSGFKCWLRPETIRLPPWPDKVPFTKGDRRTLFDVAVYAAVIVLTLVTLFAPRVTGTDVHASFAGYDLVNPVLFWPVLIALAILGLRDKVAFIATRPEQYMPAMVIFGLAGYLGLVDMIIALKMLIVVVWIGAGVSKIGRHFGKVIPPMISNTPWIPGKALKRVSYRNFPEDLRPSGFAHFMGHGLGTLVEIATPLVLLFTTNKTVALLAVILMVGFHMFILSTFPLAVPLEWNALFAFAAVFLFLGFPNADGYWILGDVTHVGAIIAIAAALLFFPILGNLRPDLVSFLPSMRQYAGNWASAQWAITPAAEAKLEEHVVRPSPNIITQLQKAGYPADVAEVVLSLTTGWRSMHSQGPGLVSVLLNEIGDREHDYRFREAEFACNSLVAFNFGDGHFHNEDLIRALQSRCQFKPGEFLVAWVESQPIHRDYQEYKLIDAALGVIERGTWKVADSANSQPWLPDGPVPRTVTWRSGDVPSRVTG; from the coding sequence ATGGGATTCAAAGAAGGCGTCTTGCCCGACGTCGATCCGGCCACCTTCATGGACCGGCCATACCTGGAGCGCATCAAGATCACGTCGCGTTTCTGGGCCGAGAACGGGTTCGGCACACCCAAGATGCTGCCGGTGATCTACATCGTCAAGGTGCTGGTGCTGTTCGTCGGCGCGGGTGTCGCCATCGCGACGCTGACCAGCGGATTCGGCATGTTCGACATCGGCACCTGGTGGAACCAGCCGATCGTCTACCAGAAGCTGGTCATGTGGCTGGTCCTCCTGGAGGCCCTCGGCCTGGCCGGGTCGTGGGGTCCGCTCGCCGGCCACTTCGCACCGATGACGAGCGGCTTCAAATGCTGGTTGCGCCCGGAGACGATCCGGCTCCCACCATGGCCGGACAAGGTCCCGTTCACCAAGGGTGACCGGCGCACCCTGTTCGACGTGGCCGTCTACGCCGCCGTCATCGTCCTCACCTTGGTCACGCTGTTCGCCCCGCGGGTGACCGGCACCGACGTCCACGCCAGCTTCGCCGGCTACGACCTGGTCAACCCGGTCCTGTTCTGGCCCGTGCTGATCGCCCTGGCGATCCTCGGCCTGCGCGACAAGGTCGCCTTCATCGCCACCCGGCCCGAGCAGTACATGCCCGCCATGGTCATCTTCGGTCTGGCCGGCTACCTGGGCCTGGTCGACATGATCATCGCCCTGAAGATGCTCATCGTCGTCGTCTGGATCGGCGCCGGCGTCTCCAAGATCGGCCGCCATTTCGGCAAGGTCATCCCGCCGATGATCTCCAACACGCCGTGGATCCCGGGCAAGGCGCTCAAGCGCGTGAGCTACCGGAACTTCCCGGAAGACCTGCGTCCGTCCGGCTTCGCCCACTTCATGGGCCACGGTCTGGGCACGCTCGTGGAGATCGCGACGCCGCTGGTGCTGCTGTTCACGACGAACAAAACGGTCGCACTCCTGGCGGTCATCCTGATGGTCGGCTTCCACATGTTCATCCTGTCGACGTTCCCGCTGGCCGTGCCGTTGGAGTGGAACGCCCTGTTCGCCTTCGCCGCGGTGTTCCTGTTCCTCGGCTTCCCGAACGCCGACGGCTACTGGATCCTGGGCGACGTCACGCACGTCGGAGCGATCATCGCGATCGCCGCCGCGCTGCTGTTCTTCCCGATCCTGGGCAACCTGCGACCCGACCTGGTCTCGTTCCTGCCCTCGATGCGGCAGTACGCGGGCAACTGGGCCTCGGCCCAGTGGGCGATCACCCCGGCCGCCGAGGCGAAGCTGGAGGAGCACGTGGTCCGGCCGTCGCCGAACATCATCACCCAGCTGCAGAAGGCCGGCTACCCGGCCGACGTCGCCGAGGTCGTGCTGTCGTTGACCACCGGCTGGCGGTCGATGCACAGCCAGGGCCCCGGCCTGGTCTCGGTGCTGCTCAACGAGATCGGCGACCGGGAGCACGACTACCGGTTCCGCGAGGCGGAGTTCGCCTGCAACTCGCTCGTGGCGTTCAACTTCGGCGACGGTCACTTCCACAACGAGGACCTGATCCGGGCGCTGCAGAGCCGGTGCCAGTTCAAGCCGGGTGAGTTCCTGGTGGCGTGGGTAGAATCCCAACCAATCCACCGGGACTACCAGGAGTACAAGTTGATCGATGCAGCCCTCGGCGTCATCGAGCGCGGCACCTGGAAAGTGGCCGACTCGGCGAACTCCCAACCGTGGCTGCCCGACGGGCCGGTGCCGCGGACGGTCACCTGGCGCAGCGGCGACGTTCCCAGCCGGGTGACGGGGTAA
- a CDS encoding phytoene desaturase family protein — protein MTTATVVGGGPNGLAAALHLARNGVSVTVLEAKPTVGGGARSGEAGYPGLINDYCSAVHPLGIGSPFWKAVDLERFGLRWCWPEIDCAHPLDDGRAGVLYQSVEQTAAGMGVDGKRWRRLVGDLAAHFDDLAQDLLGPVIGIPSHPFRLASFGPRAVLPAAVVGRYLRTDTARALYGGAAAHAFTRFDRPLTASLGLMVLAGGHRYGWVVAQGGSGSITDALVDALGDYDVTIATDAIVRSRADIPDSDTVLLDLSPAQVLDLYGDDLPGRVARAYRKFRVGSSAFKVDFAIDGDVPWTNPDCRRAGTVHLGGTFDEIAATERERIAGNLVERPFVLVGQQYLADPSRSNGGINPLWSYAHVPRGFDGDATELVIGQIERFAPGFRDIIVHAQSANASELQAYNPNYAYGDIIGGANDGLQMVLRPRFGLDPYATGIDGVYLCSQSTPPGAGIHGMCGFNAAQRALKHLGLPQQV, from the coding sequence GTGACCACCGCAACCGTGGTCGGCGGCGGGCCCAACGGGCTCGCCGCCGCCCTGCACCTGGCCCGCAACGGCGTCTCGGTCACGGTCCTGGAGGCCAAGCCCACCGTCGGCGGCGGTGCCCGCTCCGGCGAGGCCGGATACCCGGGCCTGATCAACGACTACTGTTCGGCGGTCCACCCGTTGGGCATCGGCTCGCCGTTCTGGAAGGCGGTCGACCTCGAACGGTTCGGCCTGCGCTGGTGTTGGCCGGAGATCGACTGCGCGCACCCGCTCGACGACGGGCGCGCCGGTGTCCTCTACCAGTCGGTCGAGCAGACCGCGGCCGGCATGGGCGTCGACGGGAAGCGGTGGCGGCGGCTGGTCGGTGACCTCGCCGCACATTTCGACGACCTCGCCCAGGATCTGCTGGGCCCGGTCATCGGCATCCCCAGCCACCCGTTCCGGCTGGCGTCGTTCGGACCGCGCGCCGTCCTGCCTGCCGCCGTGGTCGGCCGCTACCTGCGCACCGACACCGCCCGCGCGCTGTACGGCGGTGCGGCCGCGCACGCGTTCACCCGATTCGACCGCCCGCTGACCGCATCGTTGGGCCTGATGGTGTTGGCCGGCGGACACCGCTACGGGTGGGTCGTCGCGCAGGGCGGGTCCGGCTCGATCACCGATGCCCTCGTCGACGCGCTGGGCGACTACGACGTCACCATCGCGACGGATGCCATTGTTCGCAGCCGCGCCGACATCCCCGACTCCGACACCGTCTTGCTCGACTTGAGCCCGGCCCAGGTACTCGACCTCTACGGTGACGACCTGCCCGGCCGGGTGGCCCGCGCCTACCGCAAGTTCCGGGTGGGGTCGAGCGCCTTCAAGGTCGACTTCGCCATCGACGGCGACGTGCCGTGGACCAACCCCGACTGCCGACGGGCCGGCACCGTCCACCTCGGCGGCACCTTCGACGAGATCGCCGCCACCGAACGCGAGCGGATCGCCGGCAACCTCGTCGAGCGCCCGTTCGTCCTTGTCGGCCAGCAATACCTGGCCGATCCGTCCCGGTCGAACGGCGGCATCAACCCCCTGTGGTCCTACGCCCACGTCCCCCGGGGATTCGACGGGGATGCCACCGAGTTGGTGATCGGGCAAATCGAACGGTTCGCGCCGGGCTTCCGCGACATCATCGTCCACGCGCAGTCCGCCAACGCCTCGGAGCTACAGGCCTACAACCCGAACTACGCCTACGGCGACATCATCGGCGGCGCCAACGACGGGCTGCAGATGGTGTTGCGCCCGCGGTTCGGCCTCGACCCGTACGCCACCGGGATCGATGGGGTGTACCTGTGTTCCCAGTCGACGCCCCCCGGCGCCGGCATCCACGGCATGTGCGGCTTCAACGCCGCGCAACGGGCACTCAAGCACCTCGGCCTCCCCCAGCAGGTCTGA